The following DNA comes from Mucilaginibacter jinjuensis.
CTGATAATCATAGCATTAAAGAACTTGCAGATAACCTGGAGTTGGTGTTGGCTGAAGTATCGCTAGATATTACTTTGCCAAAAGAACGGTTGAAGTTTATTATCAGAAACTCCGGTGAAATGGTTGATTACGTTTTAAACCCCGGGGAAAGCGATTTAACGAGCAACGAAAATTAATTGAATTAATACCATTCCGTTTTTTTGCCTAATATTGATGAATATTAAGGTAAGTAAATAATGATCGATCAACAAATAAAAGCAGTTATACGGGATATTCGAGATTTTCCGAAACCTGGAATAATATTTAAGGATATCACACCGATACTTAAAGAACCTCCGCTTTGTAATGATATTGTTGATGCTTTTATCGAGCAATTAGGCGATACCCGCGTTGATGTAGTGGCAGGGGTAGAGAGCAGGGGCTTTTTATTTGGCTTAACCCTGGCCAACAAACTTAGCGTCCCTTTTGTGCCGGTACGTAAGGCTGGTAAACTACCTTATACTATTAAGCAAAAGGTTTATGAGCTGGAATATGGCACAGCTACCATCGAAGTGCACACCGATGCATTTGAGCCCGGCCAACGTATCTTAATCCATGATGATCTGTTAGCCACAGGCGGCACCGTTTGTGCAGCCAGCGACCTGATACAGGAAATGGGCGGAATAATAGCGGGTTTCTCGTTTGTGGTAGGTTTAAACTTCCTGAACGGTAAAGAGCGCATTACGCCAATAAGTGATAACATTATTGTACTGGCCGAGTATTAATTACGAGAATCTTCACCGAATGAGTCATTGCGAGGAATGAAGCAATCGTAAACGATACAGAGCTGCTCTGAAAATCTGGAATTGCTTCGTACCGCAATGACGGTAATAGCTTGGGCTCTTAGCTTTGAATGACAAATAGGCGCACCCCTTCATCTTTTACAAATACTATTTTGAAAATCAAATATTTCACTTATCTTTGCCGTCCCTGAAAGGAGGTATGAGGGTATATGATTATAGTAAATATTAAAGACGGCGAATCGTTAGACAAAGCGTTAAAACGTTTCAAAAAGAAATTCGAGAAAACTGGTGTATTGCGCGAACTACGCAGTCGTCAAGCATTCGAGAAAAAATCTGTTTCCCGCAGACACGAGATCAAACATGCGATCTACAAACAAAATATGAATTTAGACCAAGCGTAACTTTTGAAAAAAAGTTAAACTTTGTTATCATTATATTAAAACTATTTGTACATTGAATTCTACAATGTATAAATAGTTTTTATGTTTTTAGAGCGGTTCATTCAATACATACAGCACGAGAAGCGCTACTCTGCGCACACTGTAATCGCTTACAAAAACGACCTGGAGCAGTTTATTGCTTTCTTAAACCAGGATACCGATCAAATACCCGAACTTCATGAAATAACGCATCACCACATCCGCCAATGGGTTGTGAGCCTGATGGATGACGAGCGCAGCGCGCGTAGTGTTAACCGCAAGATTGCCACGCTACGTAAATACTTTAAATTCCTGGTTCAGGAAAAACTCATCGAGGCCAACCCGGCTTCGCGGGTACAAGCACCTAAAATTGCCAAACAACTGCCGGTAGTGGTAGAAGACGAGAAACTCTCCAAAATGCTGGATGGCGAAGACATCTTTACGCCCGATTTTAAAGGCATGCGCGATAAATTGGTTATCGAGCTGTTGTTCGGCACAGGCATACGTTTGGCCGAGCTGCTGGGCATTACAGAAACCGACTATAATGCTTACGAAGGCACGGTTAAGGTTTTAGGCAAACGCAATAAAGAGCGTATAGTACCTGTAAACACCCAATTGAAGCTATTGATAGCCGATTACCTGGTGTTAAAAAAAAGTGAAAATTTTAATAACAAATCGTTAACGCTAATCGTTACAAATAAGGGAGCCGATGCTTATCCGAAACTAATATATTTAATAGTGCATAAATATTTGTCAGGCATATCAACACAGGATAAAAGAAGCCCCCACGTGCTAAGGCATACCTTTGCAACCACATTGCTTAATAAGGGGGCCGATTTAAACGCTATTAAAGAATTATTAGGGCATGCAAGCCTCAGTGCAACCCAAGTTTACACCCACAACTCAGTGGAACGTTTAAAATCTATTTATAAACTGGCCCATCCAAAGGCCTAAAACAGGAGGAATCATGAAAATTTCAGTTCAATCAATTCATTTCAATGCCGACAAAAAATTGTTAGACTTCATACAGAAGAAAGTAAATAAACTGGATCAGTTTTATGATAAAATAATTAGTGGGGAAGTGTACCTGAAACTAGAGAACGTAGAAGACGAATCGAACAAAATAACGGAGATCAAATGCCTGATACCTGGTAGCCAGTTGTTTGTAAAAGAAAAGTGCAAAAGTTTTGAGGAAGCTACTGATTTGGCAGTTGAAAGTTTACGCAAGCAGATTGAACGCCATAAGCAGAAAAAAGCCGCTGCAGCAGAGACAGCCGCGAAAGTGGTACTTAGCGAAGCCGAGTTAGAAGACGAATTTTAGCAATAAAAGGCCTTTAAAATGGCCAAAATCCGCAGGTTTTAAGCCTGCGGATTTTTTTTGCAAAAAAATTTTGTTCTGGTACAAAAATGTGTAGATTTGCATTCCCTTTTGAGAAGGTCATCAACGTAGAAGACAAGCATCAAAAGAGTTCTTTAAATTTATTGATAAAAGCCTCCTTAGCTCAGCTGGTAGAGCAACTGACTTGTAATCAGTAGGTCATTGGTTCGATCCCGATAGGAGGCTCAGAAAATTTTGATTTTCGGTTTGTAATGTGAAATTAAAAGTTCATATTTGCGACCCGAAACACACAAAATGTTTCGATGGGGGGATTCCAGAGCGGCCAAATGGATCAGACTGTAAATCTGCTGTCTTACGACTTCGGAGGTTCGAATCCTCCTCCCCCCACAGGCTAATGAGTGAATGATAGAATGAGTGAATTAGTGATTGAACAGGTTTAAAATAAAAAAGTTTTGAGCTCAATCATTCACTAACTCACTCATTCACTCATTAAAAAATGCGGAAGTAGCTCAGTTGGTAGAGCGATAGCCTTCCAAGCTATAGGTCGCGAGTTCGAACCTCGTCTTCCGCTCATAAAATGTCGGATTTCGAATTTTCGATTTCGGACTTAGATTAAGGGCTTTAAATCGGTGGTTTCGGAATACTAAATTCGAAATTGAACATTCGAAATCCGAAATCAAAATATAAGCCGACGTAGCTCAGGGGTAGAGCACTTCCTTGGTAAGGAAGAGGCCAAGGGTTCAAATCCCTTCGTTGGCTCGGAGTTTTATAGTAATATATAAACGACAATTTAAATAGAAAATTAACCTACAAACATTTTATAAATCATGGCAAAAGAAAAGTTTGACCGCAGCAAGCCGCACTTAAACATCGGTACAATCGGTCACGTTGACCACGGTAAAACAACCCTTACCGCAGCTATCACTAAAGTTTTGGCTGACAAAGGTTTTTCAGAAGCTCGTTCATTCGATTCAATCGACTCTGCTCCTGAAGAAAAAGAGCGTGGTATTACTATCAATACTGCTCACGTTGAGTACTCTACTGCTAACCGTCACTACGCACACGTTGACTGTCCAGGTCACGCGGATTACGTGAAAAACATGGTTACTGGTGCTGCTCAAATGGACGGTGCAATTATCGTTGTTGCAGCTACTGATGGTCCAATGCCTCAAACTCGTGAACACATCCTGTTGTCTCGCCAAGTTGGTGTGCCTTCATTAGTTGTGTTTATGAACAAAGTTGACATGGTTGATGATCCAGAACTATTAGAATTAGTAGAAATGGAAATCCGTGAGTTATTATCATTCTACGATTTCCCTGGTGATGATATTCCTGTTATTCAAGGTTCAGCTCTTGGTGGCTTAAACGCAGAACCAAAATGGGTTGAAAAAATTATGGAGTTAATGGATGCTGTAGATAGCTACATCCCAATCCCTCCACGTTTAACTGACCTTCCTTTCTTGATGCCAGTTGAGGACGTATTCTCAATCACTGGTCGTGGTACTGTAGCAACAGGCCGTATCGAGCGTGGTGTTATCAACTCTGGTGACGCTGTGGATATCTTAGGTATGGGTGCAGAAAACTTAAAATCAACTGTAACCGGTGTTGAAATGTTCCGCAAGATCCTTGACAGAGGTGAAGCAGGTGACAACGTAGGTTTATTGTTACGTGGTATTGATAAAGAAACTATCCGTCGTGGTATGGTTATTTGCAAACCAGGTTCAGTAACTCCTCACACAGATTTCAAAGCCGAAGTTTACGTATTATCAAAAGCTGAAGGTGGCCGTCACACTCCATTCTTCAACAGATACCGCCCACAATTCTATTTCCGTACTACAGACGTTACAGGTGAAATCACCTTAGCTGAAGGTGTAGAAATGGTTATGCCAGGTGATAACGTTACGATCACTGTTTCTTTGATCAACGCAATCGCAATGGAAAAAGGTCTACGTTTCGCTATCCGTGAGGGTGGTCGTACAGTAGGTGCTGGTCAGGTAACTGAAATTTTGAAATAAGAAATTTCAAAAGGTTAATTAGAAGCATAAGTCTGCAGTGCGAATTGCAGACTTATGTTTTCTTATAATACACGGGAATAGTTCAACGGTAGAATAGAGGTCTCCAAAACCTTTGATCAGGGTTCGAATCCTTGTTCCCGTGCTTAACATTGATTAATTAACAAGATGGCTAACAACGTAGCTGAGTATATTAAAGGATCTTACATTGAGTTAACTGAAAAGGTAACCTGGCCAACTTTCCGCGAATTGCAGAACAGCGCAGTTTTAGTATTGGTTGCGGCTATTATTATCGCTCTTGTAGTTTTTGGTATGGACCAGATAATCGGTTATTTAATCAAACAATTTTATAGTTCACTTACTTAATTTTTGATATATAGGGATGAGTGAAAATTTAAAATGGTACGTGGTTAGGGCCATTAGCGGGAAAGAAAAGAAAGTTAAACAATATTTAGATGCCGAAATTAATCGTTTGGGCCTTTCGCATTTAGTACCACAGGTATTAATACCTACCGAAAAGTACTACCAGATGCGTGATGGTAAAAAGATTGCAAAAGAGCGCAACTTTTTTCCTGGCTATGTATTAATGGAAGCTGCGTTAGATGGTGAGCTTGAGCACATCATTAAAAATATAAACAGCGTTATTGGTTTCCTGGGTGATAAAGCCGGAAATGCAATACCACTTCGCCAGGCCGAAGTTAACCGTATTTTAGGTAAGGTTGACGAGATGACCTCACAAGGCGAAACCATGAATGTACCATATTACGTTGGCGAAAACGTTAAGGTAATGGATGGTCCATTCAATGGCTTTAGCGGTGTGATTGAAGAGGTGAACGAAGAGAAAAAGAAATTGAAAGTAATGGTAAAGATATTCGGCCGCCGTACGCCGCTCGAATTGAATTACATGCAGGTAGAGAAAGAGTAGTTTTATTTCGGATGTCGGATTTTCGATATCGGATTTAGAAACATCAAAATATAGATTTCTTATTAAGAATGATAAATCCGAAATGGAACATTCGAAATCCGAAATCAAGAAGAGTGTTAAATGTTACAAAAGCTTCCACTTACTAACATTAAGTAACAAATAAATCAAAGTAAAATGGCAAAAGAAGTCGGTGCACTG
Coding sequences within:
- the rpsU gene encoding 30S ribosomal protein S21, giving the protein MIIVNIKDGESLDKALKRFKKKFEKTGVLRELRSRQAFEKKSVSRRHEIKHAIYKQNMNLDQA
- a CDS encoding tyrosine-type recombinase/integrase, with the translated sequence MFLERFIQYIQHEKRYSAHTVIAYKNDLEQFIAFLNQDTDQIPELHEITHHHIRQWVVSLMDDERSARSVNRKIATLRKYFKFLVQEKLIEANPASRVQAPKIAKQLPVVVEDEKLSKMLDGEDIFTPDFKGMRDKLVIELLFGTGIRLAELLGITETDYNAYEGTVKVLGKRNKERIVPVNTQLKLLIADYLVLKKSENFNNKSLTLIVTNKGADAYPKLIYLIVHKYLSGISTQDKRSPHVLRHTFATTLLNKGADLNAIKELLGHASLSATQVYTHNSVERLKSIYKLAHPKA
- the nusG gene encoding transcription termination/antitermination protein NusG; protein product: MSENLKWYVVRAISGKEKKVKQYLDAEINRLGLSHLVPQVLIPTEKYYQMRDGKKIAKERNFFPGYVLMEAALDGELEHIIKNINSVIGFLGDKAGNAIPLRQAEVNRILGKVDEMTSQGETMNVPYYVGENVKVMDGPFNGFSGVIEEVNEEKKKLKVMVKIFGRRTPLELNYMQVEKE
- a CDS encoding adenine phosphoribosyltransferase, which encodes MIDQQIKAVIRDIRDFPKPGIIFKDITPILKEPPLCNDIVDAFIEQLGDTRVDVVAGVESRGFLFGLTLANKLSVPFVPVRKAGKLPYTIKQKVYELEYGTATIEVHTDAFEPGQRILIHDDLLATGGTVCAASDLIQEMGGIIAGFSFVVGLNFLNGKERITPISDNIIVLAEY
- the hpf gene encoding ribosome hibernation-promoting factor, HPF/YfiA family codes for the protein MKISVQSIHFNADKKLLDFIQKKVNKLDQFYDKIISGEVYLKLENVEDESNKITEIKCLIPGSQLFVKEKCKSFEEATDLAVESLRKQIERHKQKKAAAAETAAKVVLSEAELEDEF
- the tuf gene encoding elongation factor Tu; amino-acid sequence: MAKEKFDRSKPHLNIGTIGHVDHGKTTLTAAITKVLADKGFSEARSFDSIDSAPEEKERGITINTAHVEYSTANRHYAHVDCPGHADYVKNMVTGAAQMDGAIIVVAATDGPMPQTREHILLSRQVGVPSLVVFMNKVDMVDDPELLELVEMEIRELLSFYDFPGDDIPVIQGSALGGLNAEPKWVEKIMELMDAVDSYIPIPPRLTDLPFLMPVEDVFSITGRGTVATGRIERGVINSGDAVDILGMGAENLKSTVTGVEMFRKILDRGEAGDNVGLLLRGIDKETIRRGMVICKPGSVTPHTDFKAEVYVLSKAEGGRHTPFFNRYRPQFYFRTTDVTGEITLAEGVEMVMPGDNVTITVSLINAIAMEKGLRFAIREGGRTVGAGQVTEILK
- the secE gene encoding preprotein translocase subunit SecE gives rise to the protein MANNVAEYIKGSYIELTEKVTWPTFRELQNSAVLVLVAAIIIALVVFGMDQIIGYLIKQFYSSLT